A window of Juglans regia cultivar Chandler chromosome 7, Walnut 2.0, whole genome shotgun sequence contains these coding sequences:
- the LOC108991882 gene encoding SNF2 domain-containing protein CLASSY 1-like isoform X1, translated as MVKRRHLYQSKNAFDTYPFEALFFGSWEAVEFIRIMNGTMTVHFVDNQYIIQEKSPFSNLRIRSRQATLSDCTCFLRPGIDICVLSASRQPKNSDEEKRGPVWLDARISSVERKPHEDQCSCQFYVNFYVNQGPLGSERGTLSKEVNIVGIDRISILQRLEGVPCEDQHYRWASSEDCSSLPKTKLFLGKFLSELSWLLVVSVLKHIAFDVRSVQNKIVYKILGADDDSCTSDSDNYLNAVNFRVKDDILVPNMVQFVPADAIEAGPACGMPEAGSPFYDLMELRRSKRRNVQPERFLGCDSAPEIDVGFVRTRPYKVDQCRDDEMSLPLSSLFHMHANRSKEHNEGKPKIHAQRIKPFEDLLEYKQTIKSTEVKSSMASQTEHQTELAIIPLPDESGPIAFEHHHHLAKSNGNYEEINDHSDRYHYMNSTPKLQRKKISGLEDMEFEGRWEGKASNREVQRKRSHSVFSKRDRFCEERNYQKRSLSAGAYKDLIDSFLKNMDTTVKKEEPQIIDQWKKSKDTNSLDQGREVEPPPDENEEEVSETEMLWKEMELAMASSYLFEDNEDSNAGVSTETMNKSNDYCQHEYKLDEEIGILCCRCGFVSSEIRDVSAPFMQYTCWNTDEKNCNEEDSVHKLDEDEDLHLLCRQVSSDVHLSEENENVWALIPELVKKLHLHQKKGFEFLWKNIAGSLEPSLMERASKKTGGCVISHSPGAGKTFLIISFLVSYLKLFPGKRPLVLAPKTTLYTWYKECIKWEIPVPVYLIHGRRTYRVFKQHSQKSVSFPGVPKPTDDVMHVLDCLEKIQKWHAHPSVLVMGYTSFLTLMREDSKFAHRKFMAKVLRESPGILVLDEGHNPRSTKSRLRKVLMKVETDHRILLSGTLFQNNFCEYFNTLCLARPKFVNEVLKELDPKYRRKKKGKEKARHLRESRARKFFLDQIAKKIDSNIGEERMQGLNMLRNLTNGFIDVYEGGSSDSLPGLQIYTLLMNSTDIQHEILVKLHKIMAGYPGYPLELELLITLGSIHPWLIKSTGCASKFFSARELMELEKYKFDLKKGSKVRFVLNLVYRVVKKEKILIFCHNIAPVKLFLELFENIFGWQRGREVLVLTGDLELFERGRVMDKFEEPGGASRVLLASITACAEGISLTAASRVIMLDSEWNPSKTKQAIARAFRPGQQKVVYVYQLLATGTLEEGKYRRTTWKEWVSSMIFSEAFVEDPSRWQAEKIEDDILREMVEEDRMKSFHMIMKNEKASTS; from the exons ATGGTGAAGAGAAGGCATCTATATCAATCCAAAAATGCATTTGATACTTATC CTTTTGAAGCACTTTTCTTTGGCTCATGGGAGGCAGTGGAGTTCATCAGAATCATGAATGGGACTATGACCGTGCATTTTGTGGATAATCAGTACATAATTCAGGAGAAAAGTCCCTTCTCAAACCTCCGCATAAGGTCAAGGCAAGCTACTTTATCTGACTGCACCTGTTTTTTGAGACCCGGCATTGATATATGTGTGCTTTCAGCATCTCGACAGCCAAAGAATTCAGATGAAGAAAAACGGGGCCCC GTGTGGCTTGATGCTAGAATAAGTTCTGTTGAGAGGAAGCCTCATGAAGATCAATGCTCATGCCAGTTTTATGTTAACTTCTATGTTAACCAAGGCCCTCTAGGTTCAGAGAGAGGAACACTCAGTAAAGAGGTTAACATTGTGGGAATTGATCGAATTTCCATCCTCCAAAGGCTTGAAGGAGTTCCTTGTGAAGATCAGCACTATCGGTGGGCTTCCTCTGAGGACTGCTCTTCTTTGCCCAAAACTAAATTGTTTCTTGGGAAATTCTTATCTGAGCTTTCATGGTTGCTTGTTGTATCAGTTTTGAAGCATATAGCATTTGACGTAAGATCTGTGCAAAACAAGATTGTCTATAAAATTTTGGGAGCTGATGATGATAGCTGTACATCTGACTCTGATAATTACTTAAATGCTGTAAATTTCAGAGTAAAAGATGATATTTTGGTGCCCAACATGGTACAATTTGTTCCAGCAGATGCCATTGAGGCAGGCCCAGCTTGTGGAATGCCTGAAGCTGGATCGCCATTTTATGATCTTATGGAATTGCGACGTTCCAAGCGTCGAAATGTACAACCTGAGCGCTTTCTTGGCTGTGATAGTGCTCCAGAGATAGATGTTGGCTTTGTCCGAACCAGGCCATACAAGGTAGACCAGTGTAGAGATGACGAGATGTCATTACCACTGTCTTCTCTGTTTCATATGCATGCAAACCGTTCAAAAGAGCATAATGAGGGTAAACCAAAGATCCATGCTCAAAGAATAAAACCCTTTGAGGATCTCCTAGAGTACAAACAAACAATCAAATCAACGGAGGTAAAATCAAGCATGGCTAGtcaaacagagcatcaaactgAACTTGCTATTATTCCTCTGCCAGACGAAAGTGGCCCAATAGCCTTTGAACACCATCATCATCTTGCCAAAAGTAATGGAAATTATGAAGAGATCAATGACCATTCTGACCGGTATCATTACATGAATAGTACCCCTAAATTACAGAGAAAGAAAATTTCTGGCTTGGAGGATATGGAGTTTGAAGGTAGATGGGAAGGAAAAGCTTCTAATCGAGAAGTGCAAAGAAAAAGATCTCATTCTGTATTTTCTAAAAGGGATAGATTTTGTGAAGAGAGGAATTATCAGAAGAGATCCTTGAGTGCAGGTGCATACAAGGATCTGATAGATTCGTTCTTAAAGAACATGGATACCACCGTCAAGAAAGAAGAGCCACAGATCATTGACCAGTGGAAAAAAAGTAAGGACACAAACAGCTTGGACCAAGGGAGGGAGGTGGAACCACCCCCcgatgagaatgaggaagagGTCTCAGAAACTGAAATGTTGTGGAAAGAAATGGAACTAGCCATGGCATCAAGTTATCTTTTTGAAGACAATGAG gATTCAAATGCTGGAGTGTCAACTGAGACCATGAACAAATCAAATGACTATTGCCAGCATGAATACAAGTTGGATGAAGAAATTGGAATTCTGTGTTGTAGATGCGGCTTTGTGAGCTCAGAGATAAGAGATGTTTCAGCACCCTTT ATGCAATACACATGCTGGAATACAGATGAAAAGAATTGTAATGAAGAAGATTCAGTGCATAAGCTGGATGAAGATGAGGATTTGCATCTCCTTTGTCGTCAAGTTTCCTCAGATGTGCATTTatcagaagaaaatgaaaatgtatgGGCTTTAATCCCTGAACTTGTAAAGAAATTACACCTCCACCAAAAGAAGGGTTTCGAATTTCTATGGAAAAATATTGCTGGGTCTTTGGAACCATCACTTATGGAAAGGGCATCCAAGAAAACTGGTGGTTGTGTTATTTCTCATTCTCCTGGAGCGGGGAAAACCTTTCTCATTATTTCATTCCTTGTTAGCTATTTGAAATTGTTCCCTGGAAAACGACCCTTGGTTCTTGCTCCAAAGACTACACTATATACCTGGTACAAGGAATGCATCAAGTGGGAAATTCCTGTTCCAGTTTATCTAATTCACGGTCGTAGAACCTACAGAGTCTTCAAGCAGCATTCACAGAAATCTGTGTCCTTTCCTGGAGTTCCAAAGCCGACTGATGATGTCATGCATGTTTTGGATTGCCTAGAGAAAATACAGAAGTGGCATGCACACCCAAGTGTTCTCGTCATGGGTTATACATCATTTCTAACATTAATGCGAGAAGACTCCAAGTTCGCCCACAGAAAGTTTATGGCTAAAGTGCTACGGGAAAGTCCAGGGATATTGGTACTAGATGAAGGACACAACCCCAGAAGTACAAAATCAAGGTTGAGAAAGGTTTTGATGAAAGTTGAAACAGACCATAGAATATTGCTTTCAGGTACCTTGTTTCAGAACAATTTCTGTGAATATTTTAACACCCTGTGTTTGGCAAGGCCCAAGTTTGTAAATGAAGTTTTGAAGGAATTAGACCCAAAGTacaggaggaaaaagaaagggaaggaaaaagcTCGCCATTTGAGAGAATCCAGAGCAAGAAAGTTCTTTTTAGATCAGattgcaaaaaaaattgattcaaaCATAGGAGAAGAGAGGATGCAGGGTTTAAACATGTTGAGAAATCTCACGAACGGATTTATAGATGTGTATGAAGGTGGAAGTTCTGACAGCCTCCCAGGTTTACAGATTTACACGTTATTAATGAATTCAACTGACATACAGCATGAGATTTTGGTAAAACTGCACAAGATAATGGCAGGATACCCTGGATATCCACTGGAATTAGAACTTTTGATAACCCTTGGCTCAATACATCCCTGGTTAATTAAAAGCACAGGCTGTGCTAGCAAGTTTTTTAGTGCGAGGGAACTTATGGAGCTTGAAAAATACAAGTTTGATTTGAAGAAAGGATCAAAAGTAAGATTTGTTTTGAACCTTGTGTATCGTGTTGTCAAGAAGGAGAAGATTCTGATCTTTTGCCACAACATTGCACCTGTTAAATTGTTCCTGGAGTTATTTGAGAATATCTTTGGGTGGCAGAGAGGTAGAGAGGTTTTGGTCCTTACAGGGGATTTAGAGTTGTTTGAGCGAGGAAGAGTGATGGATAAATTTGAGGAACCAGGTGGAGCCTCAAGGGTGCTGCTTGCTTCGATTACAGCTTGTGCTGAGGGCATTAGTTTGACAGCAGCTTCTCGGGTTATAATGTTGGACTCAGAATGGAACCCTTCCAAGACAAAGCAGGCTATTGCACGGGCTTTTCGGCCTGGTCAGCAAAAAGTGGTTTATGTGTATCAGCTATTGGCAACAGGAACACTGGAAGAAGGCAAGTATCGTAGGACAACATGGAAGGAGTGGGTCTCAAGCATGATTTTTAGTGAGGCATTTGTGGAGGACCCTTCTCGCTGGCAGGCTGAAAAGATTGAAGATGATATTTTACGGGAAATGGTGGAGGAGGATCGTATGAAATCATTCCATATGATCATGAAGAATGAAAAGGCTTCAACAAGTTGA
- the LOC108991934 gene encoding laccase-12-like, whose product MEALNDMFANSRCSFVLFGLFVLFASAMTSLAHAKTQQHEFVIQATPVKRLCKTHKSITVNGQYPGPTLEVNNGDTMIVKVTNKARYNVTIHWHGIRQMRTGWADGPEFVTQCPIRPGGSYTYRFTIQGQEGTLWWHAHSSWLRATVYGALIIRPKEGDSYPFTKPKRETPILLGEWWDANPIDVVREATRTGGAPNVSDAYTINGQPGDLYNCSNQDTYIVPIDSGETNLLRVINAALNQPLFFTVANHKLTVVGADASYTKPFTTSVLMLGPGQTTDVLINGDQPPARYYLAALAYASAPNAPFDNTTTTAILEYKSAPCAAKNCSASKPVMPPLPAFNDTATVTAFSKSFRSPRKVEVPTQIDENLFFTIGLGLNKCPKNFGSSRCQGPNGTRFTASMNNESFVLPSNISILQAYQQGIPGVFTSDFPANPPLKFDYTGNVSRSLWQPVPGTKGYKLKFGSRVQVVLQDTSIFTPENHPIHLHGYDFYIIAEGFGNFNPNTDTAKFNLVDPPLRNTVAVPVNGWAVIRFVADNPGAWLLHCHLDVHINWGLAMVFLVDNGVGELQSIESPPTDLPLC is encoded by the exons ATGGAGGCCCTCAACGACATGTTTGCCAATTCTCGGTGCTCTTTCGTTCTCTTTGGTCTGTTtgttctctttgcttcagcaaTGACGTCCTTGGCACACGCCAAAACTCAACAGCATGAATTTGTT ATTCAAGCCACACCAGTGAAGAGGCTGTGCAAAACCCATAAGAGCATCACAGTGAATGGGCAATATCCAGGTCCAACCTTGGAAGTCAATAATGGTGACACTATGATTGTTAAAGTCACTAACAAAGCTCGCTACAACGTCACCATTCACTG GCATGGGATTCGGCAAATGAGGACAGGATGGGCAGACGGGCCAGAATTCGTGACCCAATGCCCGATTCGGCCAGGAGGAAGTTACACCTATCGTTTCACTATACAAGGACAGGAAGGGACATTGTGGTGGCACGCTCATAGCTCATGGCTTAGAGCCACCGTCTATGGAGCTCTTATTATTCGTCCTAAAGAAGGAGATTCCTATCCATTCACTAAGCCAAAGCGTGAAACACCCATTCTTCTTG GTGAATGGTGGGACGCAAACCCCATCGATGTTGTGAGGGAGGCAACTCGAACAGGAGGAGCTCCAAACGTGTCGGATGCGTACACCATTAACGGCCAACCTGGTGATCTTTACAATTGCTCCAACCAAG ACACTTACATAGTCCCAATAGACTCCGGCGAGACCAACCTCCTCCGAGTCATCAATGCCGCCCTGAATCAACCGCTGTTCTTCACGGTTGCCAACCACAAGCTGACAGTTGTGGGTGCGGATGCCTCCTACACCAAACCATTCACCACATCTGTCCTCATGCTAGGCCCCGGCCAGACTACTGATGTTTTGATCAATGGTGACCAGCCTCCAGCTCGATACTACTTGGCAGCTCTTGCCTATGCCAGTGCCCCAAATGCACCATTCGacaacaccaccaccaccgccaTTCTTGAGTACAAGTCTGCTCCTTGCGCTGCCAAAAATTGTTCTGCAAGCAAACCCGTCATGCCCCCTCTACCGGCTTTCAATGACACAGCCACTGTTACTGCCTTCAGTAAAAGCTTCAGAAGTCCCAGGAAAGTGGAAGTCCCCACTCAAATTGATGAGAACCTCTTCTTCACAATCGGTTTAGGCCTCAACAAATGCCCGAAGAATTTCGGATCCTCGAGGTGTCAGGGCCCCAATGGAACGCGCTTCACTGCGAGCATGAACAATGAGTCTTTTGTGCTCCCATCCAACATCTCCATTCTGCAAGCTTATCAGCAAGGAATACCTGGAGTTTTTACATCTGATTTTCCAGCAAACCCACCACTAAAATTTGATTATACAGGCAATGTCAGCCGCTCACTCTGGCAACCTGTTCCGGGGACTAAGGGGTACAAGTTGAAGTTCGGGTCAAGGGTCCAGGTCGTGCTGCAAGACACCAGTATCTTCACCCCAGAGAACCACCCAATTCATCTTCACGGATACGATTTCTATATCATTGCGGAGGGTTTTGGAAATTTCAATCCCAATACTGATACAGCCAAATTTAACCTTGTTGATCCACCTCTTAGGAACACAGTGGCGGTACCTGTGAATGGATGGGCCGTCATCAGGTTTGTCGCAGATAATCCAG GTGCCTGGTTATTGCATTGTCACTTGGATGTTCACATCAACTGGGGCTTGGCTATGGTGTTCCTGGTAGACAACGGAGTTGGAGAATTGCAGTCTATAGAGTCACCTCCGACGGATCTGCCACTTTGTTAA
- the LOC108991882 gene encoding SNF2 domain-containing protein CLASSY 1-like isoform X2, whose protein sequence is MNGTMTVHFVDNQYIIQEKSPFSNLRIRSRQATLSDCTCFLRPGIDICVLSASRQPKNSDEEKRGPVWLDARISSVERKPHEDQCSCQFYVNFYVNQGPLGSERGTLSKEVNIVGIDRISILQRLEGVPCEDQHYRWASSEDCSSLPKTKLFLGKFLSELSWLLVVSVLKHIAFDVRSVQNKIVYKILGADDDSCTSDSDNYLNAVNFRVKDDILVPNMVQFVPADAIEAGPACGMPEAGSPFYDLMELRRSKRRNVQPERFLGCDSAPEIDVGFVRTRPYKVDQCRDDEMSLPLSSLFHMHANRSKEHNEGKPKIHAQRIKPFEDLLEYKQTIKSTEVKSSMASQTEHQTELAIIPLPDESGPIAFEHHHHLAKSNGNYEEINDHSDRYHYMNSTPKLQRKKISGLEDMEFEGRWEGKASNREVQRKRSHSVFSKRDRFCEERNYQKRSLSAGAYKDLIDSFLKNMDTTVKKEEPQIIDQWKKSKDTNSLDQGREVEPPPDENEEEVSETEMLWKEMELAMASSYLFEDNEDSNAGVSTETMNKSNDYCQHEYKLDEEIGILCCRCGFVSSEIRDVSAPFMQYTCWNTDEKNCNEEDSVHKLDEDEDLHLLCRQVSSDVHLSEENENVWALIPELVKKLHLHQKKGFEFLWKNIAGSLEPSLMERASKKTGGCVISHSPGAGKTFLIISFLVSYLKLFPGKRPLVLAPKTTLYTWYKECIKWEIPVPVYLIHGRRTYRVFKQHSQKSVSFPGVPKPTDDVMHVLDCLEKIQKWHAHPSVLVMGYTSFLTLMREDSKFAHRKFMAKVLRESPGILVLDEGHNPRSTKSRLRKVLMKVETDHRILLSGTLFQNNFCEYFNTLCLARPKFVNEVLKELDPKYRRKKKGKEKARHLRESRARKFFLDQIAKKIDSNIGEERMQGLNMLRNLTNGFIDVYEGGSSDSLPGLQIYTLLMNSTDIQHEILVKLHKIMAGYPGYPLELELLITLGSIHPWLIKSTGCASKFFSARELMELEKYKFDLKKGSKVRFVLNLVYRVVKKEKILIFCHNIAPVKLFLELFENIFGWQRGREVLVLTGDLELFERGRVMDKFEEPGGASRVLLASITACAEGISLTAASRVIMLDSEWNPSKTKQAIARAFRPGQQKVVYVYQLLATGTLEEGKYRRTTWKEWVSSMIFSEAFVEDPSRWQAEKIEDDILREMVEEDRMKSFHMIMKNEKASTS, encoded by the exons ATGAATGGGACTATGACCGTGCATTTTGTGGATAATCAGTACATAATTCAGGAGAAAAGTCCCTTCTCAAACCTCCGCATAAGGTCAAGGCAAGCTACTTTATCTGACTGCACCTGTTTTTTGAGACCCGGCATTGATATATGTGTGCTTTCAGCATCTCGACAGCCAAAGAATTCAGATGAAGAAAAACGGGGCCCC GTGTGGCTTGATGCTAGAATAAGTTCTGTTGAGAGGAAGCCTCATGAAGATCAATGCTCATGCCAGTTTTATGTTAACTTCTATGTTAACCAAGGCCCTCTAGGTTCAGAGAGAGGAACACTCAGTAAAGAGGTTAACATTGTGGGAATTGATCGAATTTCCATCCTCCAAAGGCTTGAAGGAGTTCCTTGTGAAGATCAGCACTATCGGTGGGCTTCCTCTGAGGACTGCTCTTCTTTGCCCAAAACTAAATTGTTTCTTGGGAAATTCTTATCTGAGCTTTCATGGTTGCTTGTTGTATCAGTTTTGAAGCATATAGCATTTGACGTAAGATCTGTGCAAAACAAGATTGTCTATAAAATTTTGGGAGCTGATGATGATAGCTGTACATCTGACTCTGATAATTACTTAAATGCTGTAAATTTCAGAGTAAAAGATGATATTTTGGTGCCCAACATGGTACAATTTGTTCCAGCAGATGCCATTGAGGCAGGCCCAGCTTGTGGAATGCCTGAAGCTGGATCGCCATTTTATGATCTTATGGAATTGCGACGTTCCAAGCGTCGAAATGTACAACCTGAGCGCTTTCTTGGCTGTGATAGTGCTCCAGAGATAGATGTTGGCTTTGTCCGAACCAGGCCATACAAGGTAGACCAGTGTAGAGATGACGAGATGTCATTACCACTGTCTTCTCTGTTTCATATGCATGCAAACCGTTCAAAAGAGCATAATGAGGGTAAACCAAAGATCCATGCTCAAAGAATAAAACCCTTTGAGGATCTCCTAGAGTACAAACAAACAATCAAATCAACGGAGGTAAAATCAAGCATGGCTAGtcaaacagagcatcaaactgAACTTGCTATTATTCCTCTGCCAGACGAAAGTGGCCCAATAGCCTTTGAACACCATCATCATCTTGCCAAAAGTAATGGAAATTATGAAGAGATCAATGACCATTCTGACCGGTATCATTACATGAATAGTACCCCTAAATTACAGAGAAAGAAAATTTCTGGCTTGGAGGATATGGAGTTTGAAGGTAGATGGGAAGGAAAAGCTTCTAATCGAGAAGTGCAAAGAAAAAGATCTCATTCTGTATTTTCTAAAAGGGATAGATTTTGTGAAGAGAGGAATTATCAGAAGAGATCCTTGAGTGCAGGTGCATACAAGGATCTGATAGATTCGTTCTTAAAGAACATGGATACCACCGTCAAGAAAGAAGAGCCACAGATCATTGACCAGTGGAAAAAAAGTAAGGACACAAACAGCTTGGACCAAGGGAGGGAGGTGGAACCACCCCCcgatgagaatgaggaagagGTCTCAGAAACTGAAATGTTGTGGAAAGAAATGGAACTAGCCATGGCATCAAGTTATCTTTTTGAAGACAATGAG gATTCAAATGCTGGAGTGTCAACTGAGACCATGAACAAATCAAATGACTATTGCCAGCATGAATACAAGTTGGATGAAGAAATTGGAATTCTGTGTTGTAGATGCGGCTTTGTGAGCTCAGAGATAAGAGATGTTTCAGCACCCTTT ATGCAATACACATGCTGGAATACAGATGAAAAGAATTGTAATGAAGAAGATTCAGTGCATAAGCTGGATGAAGATGAGGATTTGCATCTCCTTTGTCGTCAAGTTTCCTCAGATGTGCATTTatcagaagaaaatgaaaatgtatgGGCTTTAATCCCTGAACTTGTAAAGAAATTACACCTCCACCAAAAGAAGGGTTTCGAATTTCTATGGAAAAATATTGCTGGGTCTTTGGAACCATCACTTATGGAAAGGGCATCCAAGAAAACTGGTGGTTGTGTTATTTCTCATTCTCCTGGAGCGGGGAAAACCTTTCTCATTATTTCATTCCTTGTTAGCTATTTGAAATTGTTCCCTGGAAAACGACCCTTGGTTCTTGCTCCAAAGACTACACTATATACCTGGTACAAGGAATGCATCAAGTGGGAAATTCCTGTTCCAGTTTATCTAATTCACGGTCGTAGAACCTACAGAGTCTTCAAGCAGCATTCACAGAAATCTGTGTCCTTTCCTGGAGTTCCAAAGCCGACTGATGATGTCATGCATGTTTTGGATTGCCTAGAGAAAATACAGAAGTGGCATGCACACCCAAGTGTTCTCGTCATGGGTTATACATCATTTCTAACATTAATGCGAGAAGACTCCAAGTTCGCCCACAGAAAGTTTATGGCTAAAGTGCTACGGGAAAGTCCAGGGATATTGGTACTAGATGAAGGACACAACCCCAGAAGTACAAAATCAAGGTTGAGAAAGGTTTTGATGAAAGTTGAAACAGACCATAGAATATTGCTTTCAGGTACCTTGTTTCAGAACAATTTCTGTGAATATTTTAACACCCTGTGTTTGGCAAGGCCCAAGTTTGTAAATGAAGTTTTGAAGGAATTAGACCCAAAGTacaggaggaaaaagaaagggaaggaaaaagcTCGCCATTTGAGAGAATCCAGAGCAAGAAAGTTCTTTTTAGATCAGattgcaaaaaaaattgattcaaaCATAGGAGAAGAGAGGATGCAGGGTTTAAACATGTTGAGAAATCTCACGAACGGATTTATAGATGTGTATGAAGGTGGAAGTTCTGACAGCCTCCCAGGTTTACAGATTTACACGTTATTAATGAATTCAACTGACATACAGCATGAGATTTTGGTAAAACTGCACAAGATAATGGCAGGATACCCTGGATATCCACTGGAATTAGAACTTTTGATAACCCTTGGCTCAATACATCCCTGGTTAATTAAAAGCACAGGCTGTGCTAGCAAGTTTTTTAGTGCGAGGGAACTTATGGAGCTTGAAAAATACAAGTTTGATTTGAAGAAAGGATCAAAAGTAAGATTTGTTTTGAACCTTGTGTATCGTGTTGTCAAGAAGGAGAAGATTCTGATCTTTTGCCACAACATTGCACCTGTTAAATTGTTCCTGGAGTTATTTGAGAATATCTTTGGGTGGCAGAGAGGTAGAGAGGTTTTGGTCCTTACAGGGGATTTAGAGTTGTTTGAGCGAGGAAGAGTGATGGATAAATTTGAGGAACCAGGTGGAGCCTCAAGGGTGCTGCTTGCTTCGATTACAGCTTGTGCTGAGGGCATTAGTTTGACAGCAGCTTCTCGGGTTATAATGTTGGACTCAGAATGGAACCCTTCCAAGACAAAGCAGGCTATTGCACGGGCTTTTCGGCCTGGTCAGCAAAAAGTGGTTTATGTGTATCAGCTATTGGCAACAGGAACACTGGAAGAAGGCAAGTATCGTAGGACAACATGGAAGGAGTGGGTCTCAAGCATGATTTTTAGTGAGGCATTTGTGGAGGACCCTTCTCGCTGGCAGGCTGAAAAGATTGAAGATGATATTTTACGGGAAATGGTGGAGGAGGATCGTATGAAATCATTCCATATGATCATGAAGAATGAAAAGGCTTCAACAAGTTGA
- the LOC108991765 gene encoding abscisic acid receptor PYL4-like: MPSSLQFHRTIPTTTATLIRHKHSQTYALPHNRFHSLPDSVASHHTHMLGPNQCCSAVVQTIDAPVSSVWSVVRRFDEPQAYKHFLKSCHVIDGDGDVGSLREVQVVSGLPAASSTERLEILDDERHVLSFSVVGGDHRLNNYRSVTTLHAASSAGNGTVVIESYVVDVPPGNTKDETCVFVDTIVRCNLQSLAQIAENMARN, from the coding sequence atgccTTCCTCTCTACAATTTCACAGAACCATTCCCACCACAACCGCGACCCTCATTCGCCACAAACACTCCCAAACCTACGCACTCCCTCACAACCGATTCCACTCACTACCCGACTCCGTAGCTAGCCACCACACCCACATGTTGGGTCCCAACCAGTGCTGCTCCGCCGTTGTCCAAACCATTGACGCGCCCGTCTCCTCCGTCTGGTCCGTGGTCCGACGATTCGACGAACCGCAGGCCTACAAGCACTTCCTTAAGAGCTGCCACGTCATCGACGGCGATGGAGACGTGGGCAGCCTCCGCGAGGTCCAAGTCGTATCGGGCCTGCCCGCCGCCTCCAGTACCGAGCGCCTAGAGATCCTCGACGACGAGCGCCACGTCCTCAGTTTCAGCGTCGTCGGTGGGGACCATCGCCTCAACAATTACCGGTCCGTTACCACCCTTCACGCCGCATCTTCCGCCGGAAATGGTACGGTCGTGATTGAGTCCTACGTGGTTGATGTGCCGCCTGGTAATACCAAGGATGAGACGTGTGTGTTTGTGGATACGATAGTACGTTGCAATTTACAATCTTTGGCGCAGATCGCTGAGAATATGGCTAGAAACTAA